One genomic window of Methanobacterium sp. includes the following:
- a CDS encoding U32 family peptidase — MPPKNIPELLAPAGSVESLKAGVNAGADAVYLSGKRFGARQFARNFSLKEMEQAIEYAHLRGVKVYVTVNTLVKESELPRVGENLVQLYSLGVDAVIVQDLGVGRLARQLIPDLDLHCSTQMTIHNPQGVNWAAENGFKRVVLAREMSLEDIGKTANQLSKKIELEVFAHGAICYSYSGQCLLSSFIGGRSGNRGMCAQPCRKQYQLILAETDKYGKYKEGEEIPLKDHYLLSTRDLAIYSHLDRISKAPIDSIKIEGRMKPPEYVANVVKVYRDALDSIEKGRWKVQDMELSKLKMSFNRGLTRGWLMGASYESMMGRSNPGNRGLYLGKVAGYNKTSGETSIKTKTRVKPEKGDGILFKQPQNWEKSHNLWGTIIEHSPKVKKDNLLLKLRKRVEIGSNVYITRRKSLVNAADEMVSNPQLPRRIPLNLQIDWNAEMVPLVRVNASPAWRGNIETEFEADFAMEKAIKRPLSPETIIKQLQRTGGTPFIIQNISLNYPGDLFTPIGNLNHLRRQILEEIKDKILEAYKPSSEEIETARNQLVQLKKDMNLEESNLEESNLEEPHLEEFPLEESNSEELTLNKYHLNDVSAVDSDLTRFDLTRVKTHSQPIKLAIYVDCISSLEAALQAGCKRIYFQPKIEMDRGNKFQEIFSCLKHGHDYDAYFKRMGLSLLEAANLCQEYESDLIWKWPEITNKKFIDGATNLLNILPEKTIPGVMIGGMGALWALKDIRDSVSLHGSGGLNVWNHMTIDELCSKDEPLKSITLSPEISREELRKVVSHIQNSDIVSQLEFLVQGNLEALVSEDCLPCVIKDEKIIKKLKNSPYTFLGIKDFKNRIFPVEIDAECRTHVSNSVELCLLDHIPYLQDMGFNSLVIDSRSKPSDYAHTMMSLYQKALKLTTTGEPQLEKRLHSLKKQVKKISNGGITTGNFLRGVHDDN, encoded by the coding sequence ATGCCCCCAAAAAACATACCTGAACTTTTAGCCCCTGCAGGCTCTGTTGAATCCTTAAAAGCAGGCGTTAATGCCGGAGCTGATGCGGTTTACCTTTCAGGTAAGCGTTTCGGTGCCCGGCAATTTGCCAGAAATTTCAGCCTGAAGGAAATGGAACAGGCCATAGAATACGCTCATTTACGCGGTGTTAAAGTTTATGTGACTGTAAACACCCTGGTGAAGGAATCTGAACTCCCCCGGGTGGGTGAAAATCTAGTTCAACTTTACAGTTTGGGGGTAGATGCAGTTATTGTGCAGGATCTGGGTGTGGGCCGGCTGGCAAGGCAACTGATACCAGACCTGGACCTGCACTGCTCTACCCAGATGACCATCCATAACCCCCAGGGTGTGAACTGGGCCGCGGAGAATGGTTTTAAAAGGGTGGTTCTTGCCAGGGAGATGTCCCTGGAAGATATTGGGAAAACTGCCAACCAACTCTCAAAGAAAATAGAACTGGAAGTGTTCGCCCATGGAGCAATCTGCTACTCTTATTCGGGCCAATGCCTCCTTTCATCTTTCATAGGTGGTAGGAGTGGTAACCGTGGTATGTGCGCCCAGCCATGCCGTAAACAATACCAGTTAATCCTGGCAGAAACAGATAAATACGGGAAATATAAAGAAGGGGAAGAAATTCCCTTAAAAGACCATTATCTTCTTTCAACCAGGGATCTTGCAATTTATTCCCATTTGGACCGAATATCAAAGGCACCTATTGATTCTATAAAAATAGAGGGTAGGATGAAACCTCCAGAGTACGTGGCAAATGTAGTTAAGGTATACCGAGACGCTCTGGATTCTATAGAGAAAGGAAGATGGAAAGTACAGGATATGGAACTTTCAAAGCTTAAAATGTCATTTAACCGGGGTTTGACCAGAGGCTGGCTGATGGGAGCGTCTTACGAGTCCATGATGGGTAGAAGTAATCCTGGTAATAGGGGTTTATACCTGGGAAAGGTGGCAGGCTATAATAAAACCAGCGGTGAAACCAGTATAAAGACCAAAACCAGGGTTAAACCTGAAAAAGGAGATGGAATTCTTTTTAAACAACCCCAAAACTGGGAAAAATCCCATAATTTATGGGGAACCATTATTGAACATTCCCCGAAAGTTAAAAAAGATAATTTATTGTTAAAACTCAGAAAAAGGGTTGAAATAGGAAGTAATGTTTATATAACTCGCAGGAAATCCCTGGTTAATGCAGCAGATGAAATGGTAAGCAATCCCCAGTTACCCCGCAGGATTCCTCTGAATCTTCAAATAGATTGGAATGCAGAAATGGTTCCTCTGGTCAGAGTTAATGCATCACCAGCATGGCGAGGGAATATTGAAACTGAGTTTGAAGCTGATTTTGCAATGGAAAAGGCAATAAAACGACCTTTATCCCCTGAAACCATTATAAAACAGTTGCAAAGAACAGGTGGCACTCCCTTCATTATCCAAAACATATCCCTGAATTACCCTGGAGATTTATTCACTCCCATTGGTAATTTGAATCACCTGCGGAGACAGATTCTTGAGGAAATTAAGGATAAAATATTAGAGGCTTACAAGCCCTCATCAGAAGAGATTGAAACCGCCAGGAATCAACTTGTTCAATTAAAAAAAGACATGAATTTAGAAGAATCAAATTTAGAAGAATCAAATTTAGAAGAACCTCATCTAGAAGAATTTCCTTTAGAAGAATCAAATTCTGAAGAACTAACCTTGAATAAATACCATTTGAATGATGTTTCTGCTGTAGATTCTGATTTAACCCGATTTGATTTAACCAGAGTGAAAACACATTCTCAACCAATTAAATTAGCCATCTATGTGGATTGTATCTCTTCATTGGAAGCTGCTCTTCAGGCAGGTTGCAAGAGAATTTATTTCCAGCCAAAAATTGAAATGGATCGTGGCAATAAATTTCAGGAGATTTTTTCCTGTTTAAAGCATGGTCATGATTATGATGCTTACTTTAAAAGGATGGGTTTGTCCCTCTTAGAAGCAGCAAATCTCTGCCAGGAATATGAATCAGATTTAATATGGAAATGGCCAGAAATCACCAATAAAAAGTTTATTGATGGTGCAACTAATCTTCTAAATATTTTACCTGAAAAAACCATCCCAGGGGTGATGATTGGTGGTATGGGAGCCCTATGGGCTTTGAAAGATATTCGGGATTCAGTTAGTCTGCATGGTTCGGGTGGTCTAAACGTATGGAACCATATGACCATAGATGAACTGTGCTCAAAAGATGAACCATTAAAGAGTATTACTCTATCTCCTGAAATATCCAGAGAGGAGTTGAGAAAGGTGGTTTCACACATCCAAAATAGTGACATTGTTAGTCAACTGGAATTTTTAGTTCAGGGGAATTTAGAGGCTTTGGTGAGTGAAGACTGTCTTCCCTGCGTGATCAAAGATGAAAAGATTATAAAAAAACTTAAAAATTCGCCTTATACTTTTTTAGGAATAAAAGATTTTAAAAACAGGATCTTTCCGGTTGAAATTGATGCAGAGTGCAGGACCCATGTTTCAAATTCTGTGGAATTATGTCTCCTTGATCACATCCCATATCTTCAGGATATGGGCTTTAACAGTCTGGTTATTGATTCCCGGAGTAAACCCTCAGATTATGCGCATACCATGATGTCACTCTACCAAAAAGCACTGAAATTAACTACAACTGGTGAGCCTCAGTTGGAAAAGAGATTACATTCCCTTAAAAAACAGGTTAAAAAGATATCCAATGGTGGGATTACCACTGGAAATTTCCTGCGGGGTGTGCATGATGATAATTAA
- a CDS encoding UbiA family prenyltransferase: MNPYLEILRPGNAIMAVIAIFLMAVISGKFTLEALMAGVVVFIVTGAGNSINDYFDHKIDAINKPERPIPSGRISLKTALIYSIFLFVMGIIIAFSINLLLGMIAFLSSVLMIFYARDLKTKCLVGNMSISFLTGLCFVFGGIAVGQIVVSIYLGFFAFLMTMAREIVKDMEDVEGDKIEGAATLPILRGMRTSSILAAAFMILASIGSPLLYFMGIFSVFYLPVLFLAIIIFLYSATSILKDQSVENAKKVSKRIKLGMAITFVAFAVGSPFLATLW, encoded by the coding sequence ATGAACCCCTATCTGGAAATATTAAGACCTGGAAATGCAATCATGGCAGTAATTGCCATTTTTTTAATGGCAGTTATCAGTGGTAAATTCACATTGGAAGCTTTAATGGCAGGGGTAGTGGTTTTCATTGTTACCGGGGCAGGCAACAGTATAAATGATTACTTTGATCATAAAATTGATGCCATAAACAAACCAGAACGACCCATTCCTTCAGGGAGAATTTCCCTTAAAACAGCATTAATCTATTCAATTTTCTTATTCGTAATGGGAATAATCATAGCATTCTCAATCAACCTGCTACTTGGAATGATCGCGTTTTTAAGTTCTGTTCTAATGATTTTTTATGCTCGTGATCTTAAAACTAAATGTTTAGTGGGTAACATGAGTATTTCATTTTTAACCGGGCTATGTTTTGTCTTTGGGGGCATAGCAGTTGGTCAAATAGTGGTCTCCATTTATCTGGGCTTTTTCGCCTTCCTCATGACCATGGCCCGTGAGATCGTCAAGGACATGGAAGATGTGGAAGGGGATAAAATAGAAGGGGCTGCTACACTCCCCATACTCAGGGGTATGCGAACGTCATCCATTCTGGCAGCAGCTTTCATGATATTAGCTAGTATAGGCAGTCCATTATTATATTTCATGGGTATTTTCAGTGTCTTTTATCTACCCGTACTTTTTTTGGCCATTATAATCTTTTTGTACAGTGCAACATCAATATTAAAGGATCAATCAGTTGAAAATGCCAAAAAAGTATCTAAAAGAATTAAGTTAGGCATGGCTATTACATTTGTGGCCTTTGCAGTGGGTTCGCCATTTTTAGCAACATTATGGTAA
- a CDS encoding SRPBCC domain-containing protein, with product MAHQSDLSEEEGQTKVTLNHSSNEKIDAKMLNDMEQGWNESFDKLNEYLKQKFGMVG from the coding sequence ATTGCTCATCAAAGTGATCTTTCAGAAGAGGAAGGTCAAACAAAGGTCACCCTGAATCATTCTAGCAACGAGAAAATCGATGCTAAGATGTTAAATGACATGGAACAGGGTTGGAATGAATCCTTTGACAAACTAAACGAATATTTGAAACAAAAGTTTGGGATGGTCGGATAA
- a CDS encoding SRPBCC domain-containing protein has protein sequence MVDKDNNVSELTITRFFKAPVELIWQAWTDPVMVKHWWGPKDFTAPFSQIDLRVGGKYLSDMRSPDGKDFWSTGVFCEVEPLKRLVMTDSFADENGNMVPATHYNMSSDFPQELLIKVIFQKRKVKQRSP, from the coding sequence ATGGTAGATAAGGATAATAACGTGTCAGAATTAACCATAACCCGCTTTTTTAAAGCCCCTGTTGAGCTTATATGGCAAGCATGGACTGATCCGGTTATGGTGAAGCATTGGTGGGGGCCCAAGGACTTCACTGCGCCGTTCTCCCAAATAGACCTTCGTGTTGGAGGAAAGTACCTCAGTGATATGCGATCACCCGATGGTAAGGATTTCTGGAGTACGGGAGTCTTTTGCGAAGTTGAGCCTCTAAAACGATTGGTTATGACCGATTCCTTTGCAGATGAAAATGGAAATATGGTCCCGGCAACCCACTACAACATGAGTTCTGATTTCCCCCAGGAATTGCTCATCAAAGTGATCTTTCAGAAGAGGAAGGTCAAACAAAGGTCACCCTGA
- a CDS encoding VOC family protein, producing the protein MPKVVHFEIPADKPERAIKFYKEVFGWKIDKWEGEFDYWLVTAGEEDEPGINGAIKPKEFGTMVSDVISVDSYDDFAKKIQMSGGKMITEKMTIPDMGYTGSFQDTEGNILGIIEIFPVE; encoded by the coding sequence ATGCCAAAAGTAGTACATTTTGAGATACCAGCAGATAAACCAGAAAGGGCTATAAAATTCTATAAAGAGGTTTTCGGATGGAAAATTGATAAATGGGAAGGTGAATTTGACTATTGGCTGGTAACCGCAGGAGAAGAGGATGAGCCCGGAATTAACGGTGCTATCAAGCCAAAAGAATTTGGTACTATGGTTAGTGATGTAATTAGTGTTGATTCCTACGATGATTTTGCTAAGAAAATCCAAATGTCCGGCGGGAAGATGATAACGGAAAAAATGACCATTCCAGATATGGGTTACACCGGATCCTTCCAAGATACCGAAGGAAATATACTGGGAATAATAGAAATTTTCCCAGTGGAATGA
- a CDS encoding SAM-dependent methyltransferase, with translation MLWPLAIGAAYSPSSMKVVRKMLDMAGVDADDVVYDLGSGDGRIVIEAARRYHAWGVGVEADPLRVIWSRLKIIRLGLQQQVKIIWGNLFHQNIGPATVVVLFLWGRTNEKLKDKLQEELKPGTRVVSYVWKFKGWTPVEVDEKEQIYLYIIE, from the coding sequence ATGCTTTGGCCCCTGGCCATAGGCGCAGCTTACTCTCCATCATCCATGAAAGTGGTTCGGAAGATGCTTGACATGGCAGGGGTAGATGCTGATGATGTGGTCTATGATCTGGGATCAGGTGATGGTCGGATAGTGATTGAAGCTGCCCGTAGATATCATGCATGGGGAGTGGGAGTGGAAGCTGATCCTTTACGAGTAATCTGGTCCCGACTTAAGATCATCAGATTAGGACTACAGCAGCAGGTGAAAATTATTTGGGGAAACTTATTCCACCAGAACATTGGCCCTGCCACGGTAGTTGTTCTCTTCCTCTGGGGAAGAACCAATGAAAAATTAAAGGACAAACTTCAAGAAGAACTTAAACCCGGAACCCGGGTTGTATCTTATGTATGGAAGTTTAAAGGATGGACTCCTGTTGAGGTAGATGAAAAAGAGCAGATCTATCTTTATATTATTGAGTAA
- a CDS encoding CDGSH iron-sulfur domain-containing protein: MVENNQLKNKMKIKIVKNGPYIVSGGIPLYEETIITDEAGHTKDLVDEKEFPPQNTYTLCRCGESKDKPYCDGTHTQKNFDGTETASRKPYIEKAEIFEGPELRLTDAHEFCDHSRFCLRSGGIRNLIGKSDDPEARQTAIEEAMICPSGRLVLWDKNTGKPFEKEFKPSIVLVHDEQKKCQGPIWVRGEIPLESADGTLYEARNRVTLCRCGKSENKPYCDGSHWMTAEQKLKFRKKWGLDDNKETDENPES; the protein is encoded by the coding sequence ATGGTTGAAAATAATCAGTTAAAAAATAAAATGAAGATCAAAATCGTTAAAAATGGCCCATACATTGTTTCAGGTGGTATTCCTCTCTACGAAGAAACAATAATAACTGATGAAGCGGGTCACACTAAAGACTTAGTTGATGAAAAAGAATTTCCACCACAAAATACCTACACTCTCTGCCGATGTGGAGAATCAAAGGATAAACCCTACTGTGATGGCACACATACTCAAAAGAATTTCGACGGTACTGAAACTGCCAGCAGAAAGCCTTATATTGAAAAGGCTGAGATATTTGAAGGCCCTGAGCTCAGGTTAACCGATGCCCATGAATTTTGCGACCACTCTCGCTTCTGCCTCAGATCAGGAGGGATCAGGAATTTAATTGGGAAATCAGATGATCCTGAAGCTAGACAGACAGCCATTGAAGAAGCCATGATATGCCCCTCAGGCAGACTGGTATTATGGGATAAAAATACAGGAAAACCATTTGAAAAAGAATTTAAACCTTCTATTGTTCTGGTACATGATGAACAGAAGAAATGCCAGGGACCAATATGGGTGAGGGGAGAGATACCTCTGGAGTCCGCTGACGGCACTTTATATGAGGCCCGTAACCGGGTTACACTCTGCCGTTGTGGTAAATCTGAGAACAAACCCTACTGCGATGGGAGTCACTGGATGACTGCAGAGCAGAAATTAAAATTCAGAAAGAAATGGGGATTGGATGATAATAAAGAAACAGATGAAAACCCTGAATCTTAA
- a CDS encoding type 1 glutamine amidotransferase family protein, whose protein sequence is MKIAYLLVFDGLSDWEPGLAVAEINKSNNYQVKTVGFNQKIVITMGGVSIVPDCTLNEINYNDAVILILPGGEMWENDLVMDLIPVVGKFIDLSIPVAAICGPTVFLSRHGFVENVEHTSNGRGYLKSLIGEYKGGNLYVNQPSVSDKGIITANGIASVEFARDILDELNVYDEKTLKSWYDFFKTPWLDD, encoded by the coding sequence ATGAAAATTGCTTATTTACTGGTATTTGATGGTTTATCTGACTGGGAACCTGGTCTGGCAGTGGCTGAAATAAACAAATCCAATAATTATCAGGTTAAAACTGTTGGTTTCAATCAGAAGATAGTGATCACCATGGGCGGTGTTTCCATAGTACCGGACTGCACCCTAAATGAGATTAACTACAATGATGCGGTAATTTTGATACTTCCTGGGGGCGAAATGTGGGAGAATGACCTGGTGATGGATCTCATCCCGGTGGTGGGAAAATTCATTGATTTGAGTATACCGGTTGCTGCTATATGTGGACCAACTGTCTTTTTATCCCGTCATGGATTTGTGGAAAATGTTGAACACACCAGTAATGGCAGAGGATACTTAAAGAGTTTAATAGGTGAATACAAGGGCGGTAATTTGTACGTTAATCAACCTTCTGTTTCAGATAAAGGCATAATAACTGCCAATGGCATAGCTTCTGTGGAATTTGCAAGGGATATATTGGATGAATTGAATGTATATGATGAAAAAACCCTGAAAAGCTGGTATGATTTTTTTAAAACCCCCTGGTTGGATGATTAA
- a CDS encoding DMT family transporter: MNRFWGYLSAIMVALLFGVWFSLDKILLGYLHPLALAAMVYLLASALLFLIRISPLHCRILEIIHRESKVEIHISRKNYLTLFLTALFGAVIAPALYLSGLNQITAVNAALLTNVEILFIIILGIFFLKERVKTKDIIGFAFLLVGAIFLSTNNLQNISFDQNLVGSILVVLASFFWAMDTTLTKFLSNKRDIFFLTSLKCGIGGSILFIISIFLGLNFTLPLNMIPLLLLIGWGCMSFAIVLIYIAIREIGSTRTGSIFSTSSLFGAVTAFIILGEPLKATQLLFGILMFVGILILYHKGNND, encoded by the coding sequence GTGAATCGTTTCTGGGGATATTTGAGTGCGATAATGGTAGCATTGCTCTTTGGGGTTTGGTTCTCCTTAGATAAAATCTTACTGGGCTATTTACATCCTCTGGCCCTGGCAGCAATGGTTTACCTCCTGGCGAGTGCGCTTCTATTTTTAATAAGAATTTCACCCTTACACTGCCGTATATTGGAAATCATCCACCGCGAAAGCAAGGTAGAAATCCATATTTCACGAAAGAATTACCTGACCCTATTCTTAACAGCATTATTTGGTGCTGTTATTGCTCCTGCACTATATTTGAGTGGTTTAAACCAGATAACTGCAGTTAACGCTGCTCTTTTAACAAATGTTGAAATACTGTTCATTATTATTCTGGGCATATTTTTCTTGAAAGAGCGTGTTAAAACCAAAGATATAATTGGATTCGCTTTTTTGCTGGTAGGGGCTATATTTTTGAGCACCAACAACTTGCAGAACATATCATTTGACCAGAATTTAGTGGGGAGCATCCTGGTAGTTTTAGCATCTTTCTTCTGGGCTATGGATACAACCCTAACCAAGTTTTTAAGCAATAAGAGGGATATATTCTTTTTAACTAGTCTAAAATGTGGAATTGGGGGCTCAATATTATTTATAATAAGCATTTTCCTTGGATTAAATTTCACACTCCCGTTAAACATGATCCCATTACTACTTTTAATTGGATGGGGCTGCATGAGTTTTGCAATAGTTTTAATCTACATTGCCATCCGTGAAATAGGATCCACCCGCACCGGATCTATTTTCTCCACCAGTTCCCTGTTTGGAGCAGTAACTGCATTTATTATTCTTGGAGAACCTTTAAAGGCCACTCAACTGTTATTTGGTATTTTAATGTTTGTGGGTATACTTATCCTTTACCATAAAGGGAATAACGATTAG